Below is a genomic region from Litorilinea aerophila.
TGGGTCATGGAGTGTTATCGCTCCTTGCCGCTGTTCAGCGGCAGCACGGCCGTCACCAGGATTCCCCGGCCCGGCGCCCCCTGCACAATCAGCGTCCCGCCCAGCTCCTCGGCCCGCTCCCGCATGGAGGCCAGGCCAACGCCGCTCCGGGCCGCGCCCGCCATGCCCCGGCCGTCGTCCTGCACCGTCAGGTGCAGGCGGTCGTCCTCGACCCACAGCCGCAGGGTGCAGCGCTGGGCCTGGGCATGGCGCACCACGTTGGTCAAGGCCTCCCGGCCGATGTGATAGGCGGCCACCTCCACGGCAGCCGGCAGGGGCGGCAGGCTGGACGGCGTCTCCACCTGCACCGCCAGGGCTTCGCCGGCGTAGCTTTCGGCAAAGACCCGCAGCGCGCCGGCCAGCCCCCACTGGTCCAGGGCCGGCGGCCGCAAAGCATAGACGATGCGGCGCACCTCGACCAGGGCGCCTTCGGTGTCGGCCTCCATCTGGGCCAGGAGCTGCGCGGCGACCTCCGGCCGGTCGGCCAGCAGGGCCCGGGCCGAGCCGATCTTGAGCAGTTGCGCGGCCAGGGAGGGACCCAGCCCGTCGTGCAGGTCCCGGCGCAGGCGGCGGCGCTCCTCCTCGCGGCCGGCGATCACCTGCTGGCGGGCCTGCTGCAGGTCGGCGGTGAGCTGCAGGGCGTGGACGGCCGCGCTCGCCTGCCGGGCTGCGTTGCGCAGCAGCGCTTCCTCGGTAGGGGTAAAGCTCTCCCCCGCCGCGCGCGGGGCAGCCCACAGAAAGCCGACGGTTGCACCCTGGTGGACCAGGGGAAAGGAACGGGCGTGGGGCGTGGGCCGGCCGTAGGCGGCGGCCATCCCTTGCGCCTCGTCCTGGCCGGTGGCCAGGGCCACGTAGGGCAGCTTGAGCGCCTGGGCGATGGTCTCCACCAGCGCCGGCAGCGCCTGCTCCGGGGCCAGCGCATCCTCCAGGCGTTGGCCCAGCCGGGCCAGCACCGCCAGGGGCTCATCCCGCTGTCCGTAGAGCAGGCGGTTCACCCCGCGCTGCAGGCGCTCCCGCAGGGGCTGGAAGAGCACCGCGGCCACGCCCGTGGCGATCAGGGCCAGCAGCCGGTTGTCCTGGGTCTGGACCAGGGCGCCGACGCCCCCCACCACCAGCCCATAGATGGCAACGACCGCGGCCGTCAATGCCCCGTAGACCAGGGTGCGGCCGAGGAGCAGGTCGATGTCCCACAGCCGGTAGCGCAGGATGGAGATGGCCAGCGTCGCGGGCAGCAGCAGCCCCAACGCCGCCAGCACACTTTGGTGGAGGTAGAAGGGCAGGGGCTCGGCAGGCAGCGCGTAGACGCCCGGCTCGATCAGCAGCACCCAATTCACCACCAGCAGCACCGGCCCCACCGCGCCCAACACCACCCACTTGGTCTGCTGCCGCTGGGCCGGCGAGGAGCGGCGCAGATAGCGGTAGACCTGCACCCCCAGCCCCAGGAGCATCGCCGCGGGGATAAAGGCCGCGGAGAAGCTGCCGTAGGCTTCTGCGGATAGCAGCATCCCCAGGGCATAGACGCCTGCCAGGAACAGGGTCAGGCGTTGCATCCAGCGGTTGAGGAAACGCCCGTCGGGAAAGGTGAACAAAAAGAGGAAGAAGAGGATGCCGCCCACAATCAGCAGCAGCCGGGCGAGCACTTCCCAGCCGGGCTGCTGGCTGACGGTGACGTTCACGCCGGTGAGCAGATACGGCCCCAGGAAGACCAGCGTCAGCGAGGTGAGGATGGCCATGGGGTCGTCCGGTTTGCGCACCACCAGCAGCACGGCCACCGCAAAGTAGCCCAGGGGCATCACCACGCCGTAGGGCACGTCCAGGAAGTTGCTGCTGACGGTGGTCTGGCCTGCGGCCCAGAGGCGCACCGACCAGAGCCAGAGGCCGGCCACGGTGAGGGCCAGGATGGGCCAGGCTGTCCGGGCCAGCCGCAGCCCCCAGCCCGACCACGGCGGCGCGGCTTCTGCCGGTGACGGATCAGGTTGCGTGGGGTTCCAGGATTGTTCGATCATGGCGAGACGCTGATAATCATTGGCGGGCGTCCGGTCAATTGGGTTCCCCGGAGCTGGCCGCGGCCAACTGCTGCCATTGTAACCCCAAAAACAGCATTGCGTAAACGGCATTTAGCGCCACGATCAGCCCGAACAGTTCCGCCACCACAAAGAGGGCGCTGCTGGGAATCTCCACCAGCCCAATGGCCGAGACGTTCAGCCCCAGCAGCAGCACCAGCACCGTGCAGGTGAGCAACACCGCCAGGAAGTGGCGCAGGGTGCGGCCGTGATCCCTGTGGCCGCCCATCACAGACCCTGCCCATTGCGCTCTGATTTGAGCCAGTCGGTCACGCTGTGCAGTTGCGGGCACGCCTCTCGCGCCGCCGCCAGCATCTCCC
It encodes:
- a CDS encoding sensor histidine kinase codes for the protein MIEQSWNPTQPDPSPAEAAPPWSGWGLRLARTAWPILALTVAGLWLWSVRLWAAGQTTVSSNFLDVPYGVVMPLGYFAVAVLLVVRKPDDPMAILTSLTLVFLGPYLLTGVNVTVSQQPGWEVLARLLLIVGGILFFLFLFTFPDGRFLNRWMQRLTLFLAGVYALGMLLSAEAYGSFSAAFIPAAMLLGLGVQVYRYLRRSSPAQRQQTKWVVLGAVGPVLLVVNWVLLIEPGVYALPAEPLPFYLHQSVLAALGLLLPATLAISILRYRLWDIDLLLGRTLVYGALTAAVVAIYGLVVGGVGALVQTQDNRLLALIATGVAAVLFQPLRERLQRGVNRLLYGQRDEPLAVLARLGQRLEDALAPEQALPALVETIAQALKLPYVALATGQDEAQGMAAAYGRPTPHARSFPLVHQGATVGFLWAAPRAAGESFTPTEEALLRNAARQASAAVHALQLTADLQQARQQVIAGREEERRRLRRDLHDGLGPSLAAQLLKIGSARALLADRPEVAAQLLAQMEADTEGALVEVRRIVYALRPPALDQWGLAGALRVFAESYAGEALAVQVETPSSLPPLPAAVEVAAYHIGREALTNVVRHAQAQRCTLRLWVEDDRLHLTVQDDGRGMAGAARSGVGLASMRERAEELGGTLIVQGAPGRGILVTAVLPLNSGKER